A genome region from Triticum aestivum cultivar Chinese Spring chromosome 2B, IWGSC CS RefSeq v2.1, whole genome shotgun sequence includes the following:
- the LOC123047079 gene encoding wall-associated receptor kinase 2, whose translation MSISIPCSRRAPIGTIGALMFQLLVVPLAAGPIALPGCPESCGHITVPYPFGISKGCFHEGFGLTCDETQYPPRLFLGDGMEVLGISLTDGTVRIRSKVLRSSFSEFNGSWSGPAVTWPFSVSSAWNWFVAIGCNIVAQLGHPRGLHSQDGSQTSTCAAACLDNHQNFTGTSCSGIGRCRASIVWELPCYGIQVTPLAALRPDLNLDVQA comes from the coding sequence ATGTCGATTTCGATCCCTTGTTCCCGTCGAGCTCCGATTGGCACCATCGGAGCACTCATGTTTCAGCTCCTGGTGGTGCCACTGGCGGCAGGGCCAATAGCCTTGCCCGGCTGCCCCGAAAGCTGCGGCCACATTACCGTGCCGTACCCTTTCGGCATCAGCAAAGGCTGCTTCCACGAGGGCTTTGGTCTCACCTGTGACGAGACGCAGTACCCACCGAGGCTGTTCTTGGGTGATGGCATGGAAGTGCTTGGCATCTCCTTGACTGATGGCACGGTGCGTATCCGGAGCAAGGTTTTGCGATCAAGCTTCTCTGAGTTCAACGGCTCATGGTCCGGCCCTGCAGTAACCTGGCCCTTCTCGGTATCAAGCGCGTGGAACTGGTTTGTGGCAATTGGATGCAACATCGTAGCTCAGCTTGGCCATCCAAGGGGGCTCCATAGTCAGGACGGGAGCCAGACCAGCACCTGTGCCGCTGCGTGCCTGGACAACCATCAAAACTTCACTGGCACATCGTGCTCGGGCATTGGCCGCTGCCGCGCATCCATCGTGTGGGAGCTGCCATGCTATGGCATCCAAGTTACACCACTCGCTGCGCTGAGACCTGACTTGAATTTAGATGTTCAAGCTTGA